A single Cyclopterus lumpus isolate fCycLum1 chromosome 3, fCycLum1.pri, whole genome shotgun sequence DNA region contains:
- the cebpg gene encoding CCAAT/enhancer-binding protein gamma, which yields MSRPSQAKLTDFQHTGVSVIQAPPPHGRMKKPSAEKDSDEYRQRRERNNLAVKKSRMRSKQKAVDTQQRVNELKEENERLEAKIKLLSKELSVLKDLFLEHAHNLADNAPPPASPANGQ from the coding sequence ATGAGCCGGCCGTCGCAGGCGAAGCTAACCGACTTCCAGCACACCGGCGTGAGCGTCAtccaggccccgcccccccacggCAGGATGAAGAAGCCCTCGGCGGAGAAGGACAGCGACGAGTACCGGCAGCGGCGCGAGCGCAACAACCTGGCGGTGAAGAAGAGCCGCATGCGCAGCAAGCAGAAGGCCGTGGACACGCAGCAGCGCGTCAAcgagctgaaggaggagaacGAGCGGCTGGAGGCCAAGATCAAGCTGCTGAGCAAGGAGCTGAGCGTGCTCAAAGACCTCTTCCTGGAGCACGCCCACAACCTGGCCGACAACGCGCCGCCGCCCGCCAGCCCCGCCAACGGCCagtga